Sequence from the Penicillium oxalicum strain HP7-1 chromosome IV, whole genome shotgun sequence genome:
GCGCTACATCAACGCCCTCGCTCCTCTCCTCCGCGCGAACGGCTTCGACGCCCACTTCATCATGGACACCTGTAAGTAAATCCCCATAAGGGGACCAGCACCTCTGCTCCCGATGAGACGCACCCGATGAGACGCAGTCCTGATTTTCTAAcacctttccctttctcttccagccCGTAACGGTGTTCAGCCCACTAAGCAACAAGCCTGGGGTGACTGGTGCAACGTCATTGGCACTGGCTTCGGTACCCCCTTCACCACCGACACTGGTGATGCTCTTCAGGACGCTTTCATCTGGGTCAAGCCCGGTGGTGAGTGTGACGGTACCTCGGACACCTCCTCTCCTCGCTACGACGCCCACTGCGGATACAGCGATGCCCTCAAGCCGGCCCCCGAGGCTGGAACTTGGTTCCAAGCCTACTTCGAGCAGCTGCTCGTCAACGCCAACCCAAGCTTCTAAACGGTTGAGCAGGGACAGAATCCGTGTTTGGCGGGTTGAATCGTCTATATATGTGATCGTGATCCTTTGTCTTAGAAGTGGTCTCAATTTGAGTATAAGTCTCTAGTTCCCCAGAGTGAAATGGAAAAGATAAAATTGAGATTATATGaatcgagtcgagtccaCCCGACGACCATGGTTGTCTTATCAGCAacatttgatttttttttttcaccttaTATTTATCGCCTTTGGCGCGGCATAGATGGACCACACGGTCCTGATGAATAAGCATCAATCAACGGGAGAGCTGCAAATCGAAAAGCAAAAGTCAACCTTTTCCTTACTTACCGGGTATGGATCTCAACTGACCTAATCCGTTCAAATGGAGACTTGTTCAACGTGATCATTTCATCTATGATCCTGATACATATTTTCCAATTGACTCCAACCAGTCATTTCGCGAGTGAAAATACAATTTCACCCCCTGAAACCCCCGCCTTCCCACCCTTGATAATCTCATCAAACCGCTGACTGATTCGCGCAAAATTCTGTCCAAAGCGACCTAATTCCTGCAACCGAATCGACACCCAGTCCTGATAAATTTGATCCGAGGTAGCCACTCCGGCCAGAAACAAGGGCCACGTAATTCGAACAATCAGATGCGGTTTTGACCGGTAAAGTTTGAGACTCAGGTCCAGAATGAGAGATACTGCCGTTGTGAGAGACATGAAAGGTGGGTATGGAGGTGCTTGGGCCTGTGCGTGCTGGGTCGTGATATCTCGGAAACACAAGTGGTAGAATACGATGGTGCTGTAGAAAGTGATGGTGGCCCAGTAGCTTGTTTCTATTATTCGGCGGGATGTGAGAAAGACGCTCGACTCGGACGTTGTTACTGATGCGAGGACGGTGTCGTGTTCCTGTTTTGTTTGTTAGGACGGGTGAaaatgatgaagaaaaaaaaagggggggggaggggttgaGAATGCAAAGAGTGAAAGTGAAAAAGGCTTTCCACGGACCGTTGCGATAGAGTTGATCTCGTCAACTAGTTTTTGATACGCGGATAATCCACTCTCCAATGGCTCTGTTGGTACACCTCGCTTGTGCTGCTCAGTGATTTTAAATTGTAGGATGTGACTTTGGTGGTAAAGAGTCAATGGCGCTACATTTTCGAGATCGTCCATGCGGGCGGTCATCGTGTAGGAATCGCCCCAGAAACGAGCCGGCGATTGTCGACTGATGCGGTAGAGCTCCGCAAGTGGAAATGGTGCCTTGTGGTGGCTGCCATTGGTGTCGaggaaaaattcaaaagtCATCAAGTCAAGTTCCCCGGTGGCAGAGCTAAAGGACCAGGATGTTGGTGTGAAAAAGTATAGTGTCCAGAGTAGAAAAAGAGGGACTGAAGTTTTACCGAGTCCAGCAGATGGTGAAACGGATGTTGTTGGAAGTTCTTTGGGTTTTCCAGTAACTTCCTCGACGTTGTAGCTCTTCAACGCTGAACCATCAGGTTGTGGATGTCGAGACACACGCGTGTCCTCGAACTCAACAGAGGATGTATTTGAAAGATATTTGAACGGTCGATAAATCTCCGTTTGCAAACAAGGAATGACATGATTGAGGAGAAGGCTTTCGATCCCCCGTGTATGGATGTCGATTGCCGACGCTCCACCTCCGAAGCGATTCTCGTAGTCGATCATCAGCCACAAAGTGATGAATATGGCTTCAATTTTCTGGGGGGATTTGACCTCGGATCGCAGGGCAACCCGAAGGCTCGATAATGCCCGACCATAATGCATTCGTCCGTCAAGGTCCGTTGTTTGATCCGTTATGGTGGAGGAGACGAAATGTTCTCCCTGATCGTAGCGTCGCATTCGATGAATTTCCCTTGCCGTACTCGCTAACATCATGCTCATAACCATGGGCTCCGTCACGGCGATTCTGGTGTATGCGTATGCAATAGTGGACCATGGCCAGTGCTTGCCGAGCAGGATCACGAGGGTTGAGTTTTGGAGATAATTTAGGCATTCCCGATCGAACGCCGACAATATAAGCGTATTAGCTGCTTGGACGATCCGAGACTGGTCTCCCAAGCCAGGATTCGGGGATAGATGCAACGCCGGCGGACTCTGACGAGCATCTGGGACGACCTGTTGCCTCAAAGCAGGTTTCAGGCACACTTTCTGCACTTGACGCTCGCGAGGACCGCTTGGCTTTTCAGCACTGGATCTGGACTCGGCAACAGTGCTCCCGGTAGTAGAGGATGTCTTGCGGGGGATTGGACCTCCTTTCCATTCGCACTGGAGTCCCGCGCTCGAACACCGACGACATTGGGGCTCTTTGCCATCCGCAACATGTTTCTCTTCATCACATTTGACTTTGCGGATGCGACATGTTCGGCAACCTGCTCGGGTATGTCAGCCAGTTGGTCGTGTGTATTGGACTGCTGCCGGGCATCTCGAACAGGCCAGTCAAGTAATCACCGGAATGATTGGCCGAAATGGAATGGATGTACCAGTCTTCGATCTCGTCTTTCCTTGCCTGCGCATGTTTGCATTAATCTTCCGACCGCTGACCGCCGACCCCACATTCAGTATTTTCTGGTCGCGATTGCCAGCGTCTGGACGGGCCTCTTCCGAGATAACGATGGAGGCGATACCCGGTCAGAGCCTGGGATGACTTGGTGAGACCACACTAGATGATTTTCAGTGGCTAGAACATCGAGCTGAGCTGAATGCAAGGTGCTATTGAGAAGCGGGGTGCTCTCAATTATCTTCTGTTGCCGAGTGGAGGCACATGTTCTCTCACTCCAGAACCCTCAAATAGTCATAATGCCAAGGGTGGAAACACGATCTGCCGATGCCAGTAAGCCGATTGGCTCTATCGGCAACGCACGTGGGTTGGAATTTCTGGGGATCGCCACATTTCGCACGAtaaggagaaaaagaagacagtTGCAGTCGATCGTTGCCGAGCACGAGGTGTTCCAAAGGACGTCAGGCGATAAAGCGGGGAATAGACTCCACAGACCAAGTTGGAAgtctgaagaggaaaagatgGAAAGTCAGCTTTTATTGCTCTTGTTGGGAAGCCATGTGACTTTAAAAAGCACAAGATCCATGAGACCTCATTGTTGCATTCCATGTTGGTTCGATCATATTGAAATTTTGTACTCTGAGCACTGCAACAAGTATATTCACCACGCCGAAGAAAGATACTGAATCTCGCAAGATGCGTACCTCCGAAGTTCAAAAGCCATTGTTGGACAGCGTCCAGGAGACTCTCCGGCGATATGATTCCCAGCTCAAGGAGATCAATCATAAGGTTCGCCAGTCTACACCCACCAATTTCATTTCTTGTACTCTCTTATTGACTCAAACCTCAGATCTGGTCTAATCCCGAACTTGCCTACGAAGAGTTCCAAGCCCACGATCATATCTGTGATCTCTTCAGCGGTCTCGAGTCCCAGGGGTATCAGGTTCGTCGCAAGGTCTACGGCTTGGAGACAGCTTTTGAAATTGAATACACCCATGGAAGTGGTGGGCGCCTTGTGGTGTTTAATGCAGAATATGGTATGAGCCCTTGAGCTACGATCCGCTTATTTCTCAAACCTGAGCGACGAAGCTCAACCAAATATAGATGCACTCCCCGGAATCGGCCATGCATGTGGTCACAATCTGATCGCGACAAGCGCAATTGCGGCCTTTCTTGCTACCTGCGAGACGATGAAGTCACAGGCGCAGGCATCAGGGATATCCGGTTTCACCGTCCGTCTGTTGGGAACCCCGGCTGAGGAGTCGGGGGGCGGCAAAGTGAAGCTGATCGAAGCGGGAGCATACAAGAACGTCGACGCCTGTTTGATGGTACACCCAGCTCCCATGTCCCCCAGTCATCCAGAAGTACACAGTATTGCAACTGTGGTAGAAGGAGGGTATCTTGCCAACGACAAAGTCGAGGTGACATTTACCGGAAAGCCCGCGCATGCAGCTGCGGCTCCATGGGAAGGAATCAACGCCCTGGACGCGGTGGTCGCGGCCTATGTCAACATTTCGCTCCTACGACAACAGATTCTGCCCTCGCAAAGGGTTCACGGTGTAATTGTCAATGGAGGCGATCGCCCCAATATTGTCCCCATGTCCGCCACGTTGGATTACTATATTCGTTCGCCTACGAAGAAGACACTGCAGCAACTCACAGCAAAAGTCATCAAGTGCTTCGAAGCCGCTGCAACCGCGACTGGATGTAAAGTAGAATACAAATGGTACGTGATCATTCTATGCGCTATTAGATCCCACCTTGGAGATTATTTGACTCACTCGTCTCTCCggtttttcttcctttttttctatGGCAGGGGTGTATCATACGATGATCTGAAACCCAACATGCCCATCTGCGAAAGTTTCGTCGCTGCAATGGGAGCGCTGGGTCGCCAAACCATGCTCGACAACTCCGCCCAAAAGAGTACAATGTCGGGTGGCGCCTCCACTGATATGGGTCTGTCTATGgcgatctttttttcttctctgaTTTCTCGTCGATACTAACACAGTGGTAGGCAACGTCTCTTATGTTGTACCGGGCTTCCATGGAATCTTCTGTATTCCTGCAAAGGGGGTCAATCATACTCATGAATTCACCAGCGGGGCAGGCTCACCCGAAGCGTTTGAGAGAGCCATCCACTGTAGTGCTGGAATGGCAGTGGTCGGGTGCCAAGTTTTGATCGACAACCAATTTGCAGAGGCAGTGAAGAAGGACTTTGAGAGTAGATGTACATAGTTGAATATGCCACATTGTCTAGAAGCGATACTTTTGGCCGGTTCCTGAAAAGCTCCGAAAAGGaatccttgatcttgacttTCATCACAACTTGCTATAGATAGGCTACCTGgacgacttttttttctcgtaATCACAAATCATTCCCCTCTGTGCGAGTAAACAGAAGGAACAGGGACGGGTCTAAGAGAAACCCGAGTGAGCATAGTCCTATTCGTTTTTAGCCTGGATCAAAATCGGTCGGCTACGACATGGCAGGTACCATGGAAACAACACTCAGGCCGTTCAATCGTGTGTTAGATTTCTGATATCGGTCTCGTGTCGCCCATggtgtttctcttttgcctatCTCTCTGCAAGAGTGCATCGTGGATAAGGTCAACCTCTCTCCTCCGCTCGAGCCCCTCGTCAACCTGGTCAAGCCACCAACTTGTTTGCCGACCGAGCCAATCACAACCCTCCCTCGACATGGAACCCAATCCGCAACGTGGAGATTATCAAACTGGCCATTTTGCGGGGAAGAAGATACGCGATTCTTGCGGGCGGACTCGAGACCAATGAAATAAGGTTGATAAAGGTAAAGAATGGATGAAATGATAGCAGTGTAAGTAGTACGTCGACTCCAATTGTCTCCCCAGAATAAGGTTTGAGGGGTAAGTCAAGGAGGGTCTGGGCATCGTCGTGTGCGCGTATATAATGAACTGCTCTAGTCGAATCCTATTCTTGCGATCTAATGAGAACCAGATCTGGCAAATTTTTCATCGATCGCCAGAAGTTTGACACTTGCGTTGCTGTCCTTAAAGCATGAGCGGGAAAGACATGAAGAAGCAAGATCATTCTTGCGTGGAAAAAGAGACGATGCCTCGACAAAGTGTTGACCATGGGACCTTGGAGCAGCATCATGCAGAGTCCATGCCATATTCGGCTGCTGCAGAGAGAAGACTCGTGCGGAAAATTGATTTCACGTGAGTCTGCACTTTTGATTCGAGATATTGGGGATTGATGAGGCTGATGGCTAAGCTCGTCTGGAATGGTAGGATCCTCCCAATCATGCTGGTGGCATATATGATGGCCTTTCTCGACAAGCAGACCCTCAACTATGCAGCCCTGATGGGACTCCAACAAGATCTTCATCTAGTTGGATCTCAGTATAGTTGGACGTCTGGAATATTCTATTTCGgatatcttttcttttcgtgaGTCTTTGGAGCCTTACACCTTTTCAGACAGGCCATCTCTTGCCATCTCTTCCTGTGAAACTCACTTGTGAATAATCTTCCTAGATACCCGGCGTCGCTGCTGATGGTCAAGTTCCCCCTGGGCAAGTACCTAGCTATCAACTTGTAAGTCAAATGTCATTTCAGCACACTAATAGCCTGTATCTGATCACATGTTTGTGCAGTATATTATGGGCTGTGGTACTAGCCTGTCACGCTGCAACGAAAGACTTTGCGACTCTGATGGTAACTcgttttcttcttggatgCACCGAGGCCAGTCTGTCCCCCGGATTCACCTTGATCACCTCACTTTGGTATCGTAACTCGGAACAACCACTTCGTGCGGGAATCTGGTTCTGTGGGAATGCAATCTCGGCGATCATAGGAAACTTGATCGCTGTGGGGATTTTGCAAATCAAAGAGAAACTTGCTCCATGGCAGGTATGTTGCGCTTCCTCATCTCTCCCTCATCATTATCACTATGGTGGAGACCATGGGATGCTTGGTTTCTGATGTAATGTTCCTATTATATACAGTGGCTTTTTATCATCTTTGGACTCGCGACGCTTGCATGGGGCATCTTGATGCTGCTTCGTCTTCCCGACTCGCCTACCAACGCCAAGTTTCTTACTGATGCCGAGAGAGAAATTGCTATTGAACGAATGAGAGCCAATCAAACTGGATTCAAAAACACCAAGATTGACCGCAGTCAAATTGCAGAAGCCTTTTTGGACATTAAGACCTGGCTTCTTGTCGTTCTGATTCTGGCGTCGAATATTCCCAATGGTGGTTTCACCACTGTAGGTCCTACCTGGAGTTTTTGCGTCCCAAGCGCTGTGGTCGGAATTTCAAGGTTCTTTGCGCACAAAATACTGAAATCCTCTTGTAGTTCAATGGCCTCGTCCTGAAGGGCTTTGGGTTCGACACTTTTCATACCCTTTTGCTTGGCATACCCGGCGGATTTATTATCTTTGTTGCTGTACTTGCGAGGTCAGTCTTTTGTGATGAACTCCAGCACTCTTTTCCCGTTCCTCCTCTTtggggtttttttcccttctgctGGATCAACACGAAACTGACTTGGTATTTAAGTTGCACAATTTCATCCAAAGTCCCCAATAGCCGCTGTCTCGTCATCGCCGCTACAATCACAATCAGCATCGTCGGTAGCGTCATGGTCTATGCCGGCACCAGTACGGGCGTTCGGTACACCGGCCTCCTCTTGATGGGCATTTACTCCTGCAGCATGCCAGTTTCATTGGCAATGATCAGCTCGAATGTGGGTGGTTTTACCAAGAGATCCTCAGTGAGCGCCATTTACTTCATCATGTACTGTGCTGGCAACATCATTGGGCCGCAATTATTTTTCGAGCACCAGGCACCCAAGTACCAAGTGAGTGATTATTCCTTTTATTCGTTACCGTCTAAATCGCGATTGTTTGTTGGTTGTTCACCTCGAGTTGCTGTTTTTTTGCTGCTTTtactttttcttcatcttgtgCTAATGTCGAATAGAGTGGGTTTTTGGCCATTATTATCTGTCTCGCTATTTGCGTCGCGACCGCGTTGGCCTTGTTCTTTTATCTGCGCTGGGAGAATGCGCGACGGGATAAGTTAGGATCCGCAGTTCTTCCCGGAGCTGCCGAGATGAGCGAAAAAGGTGGCGCGGGAGTTGTGCAAGATCTGGTGGATACAACGGACCTGAAGAATATGAATTTCCGCTACGTGTATTAGTATGAGCTTTGGATTAGTCTTCGAAATCAAttatgatcttcttctttttaaCATGGATTCCCAGACAATACATAGGGCTGAAGCTTGGTAGAGGGATCTTATTTGGGGTCCGGATCACGAATCACACTCTATCAAGTCTATACCATGGAAATACTCCTCGGACATATTACGTGCTAATTCCAGTACACTCGactggaaaaaagagatgaaaagTGATAAAAGTGGGTTCAATCTGAAGAGAAACACAATTCAGAATGCTAGTGGCAAGGAGCTAGTGGCATGGAGAGCTCGGATCATGGTTCACCTCAATGTGACTCATCGAGAATCGACCCTACCCTCCTCGTCTGAGGTCACACCTCTCGAACCGTACAGCAAGAACTCCTTGACCTGAACGGAACCCAGGCCtctaagaaaaggaaaagactGTCCAGACTCGCGCGGTTTCGAATACTCTGCGAGGTGAGGCCACGATAAAACCAAAGGGAATCTGTAATATCAATTCATGAAAACGGACTTTCAAGgctcccaaaaagaaacaaaaaactATCAATTTATACTCGGTCAAGGTAGGAAAGCGGAAATGGTTGCGTGAGAGGGTGGCGAGGCCTCGGAATCAAAACGAATTCACCAGCGCTGGACTGAACGACTTGCTCTAACTAGGAGGATCTTGGAATCCTGAAAGAGGGAAGGAGAATTCGGGCAGCCAGGAGCTTAGTTGTTCACGGGGGCCCCAGAGTGATCTAGTTTCAAGTTTATGAAGTTCTCGTGTCTTAACCTTATCCCTCAAAAGGCACTCATAAGGATCTCTAGCCGATTGTTTAAAAAATAGCGGGTCAAGATCCGGGAGTGGCTGAGGGCCTTCTAGATCCCTGGGGGGGAACCCTATTCGGTAAGCTTGGGAGAAGGTGGATACTGTGGGGGCGGACTAGTGCATGATTTATCGTGCGTCATGCACTCTATTGGCTACATCTTGAAGGGATTAAAGCTCGAGTCGTTGGCTCACAGTAGTTTGACTCTGCAAGCACTAAAAACTTTTCCACAATTCAGCAGTGATCATGATTGCCGAGCTGTTCCCCAGTGTTCCTGGATGGACCTTGATTGCGATTCTGGTCGGTCTTTATTGTCTGATCCCAAGCCAACAATCACAATTCCCCCTGGTCAACCACTATCCCGGCGACCTTTTTCGCCGGAAGGCGTACCAAAAGTATAGCCACAATGCTAAAAAGCTCATTGCCGATGGACTCGCCAAGTATCAGGGCCCATTCACTCTCCTGATtccaaaggggaagaaaatcATCTTGCCTTCGTTCCTCAGTGACTGGGTCAAGACGAACAGAGACCTTGATCACCAGGAGCTGGTCAGAGAGGAATATTTTTCAAAGTTCCCCAGATTTGAAGCTCTCTATGCTGCACACAGCCCCGACAGAATGTTGATCGACTTGCTTCGAACCAAGTTGACTCAGTTAGAGGAACTTTTGCCCACGATCAACCAGCACGTTACGATTGCTTTGCAACAacacgggggggggggggggaggaccAGTCCTGGCATCAACTTGAATGGGAAAAAGATACCACCGGAATCATTTCACTGGCAGCGGCCTCGGTATTTGTGGGGCCCGGAATGGCCCTGGACTCTGAATGGCAAAATGTCGTCCAAACATATGTCCGGGAATTCTTCACTGTGGTGGGTGAACTAAGCGCGTGGTCACCCCCTCTTCGTCCCATCGTTCAATGAGTTTTGCCGCACAGCTCCGCATGTCGCGATCTTGTCCGGAAATCTCGTGTGATCATGCAAGATGCTATCCGCAAAAgggaagtggaaaaggaagaggcaTAACGTCAGGGACAAGCGGCACCACAGCACAAAGATGTTCTTTCCTGGACCTCCAACATTGCAAGCAACAAGCTACCCGCCGGCGACATTCAACTTGCTTTGGCCATGGCAGGAGTTTTCACCACAAGCGAAGCCTTTAGACAGGCTCTTATCGATCTTGCCCAGCATCCGGAGCTGGTCGCGCCCCTGAGAGAGGAAGTCACGCAGTGCATCGCGGAGCATAGATTGTCTCAGATTGCGCTGCAGAGGATGGAATTACTGGACAGCGTGATGAAGGAGTCCCAAAGATTCACCCCCGCATTAGGTAAAATCCAATGATCAACAAGCACACACAATTCAACCTGACTAACGGGGTTTAGTGGGACCGGAACGTAAGGTGATTCGTGATACTACGCTTCCGGATGGCAGAACGATACCAAAAGGGTCCCACCTGATGGTTGACTCGAGCGACATGTGGAGTTCCGAAGTTCACAAGCAGCCTGATACTTTCGATGGGTACCGCTTTGTGAAGCGGCGTCAGACTGGAGACAAAGCGAGCTCATATGTGCAGTCAAGTCGGGAGCACAATGTATTTGGGAGTGAAAGACATATTTGCCCTGGCCGGTTCTTCGCCGGTACCGAGTTGAAGATATGTTTGGCTCACATCCTGTTGAAGTACGATATCCAGTTGAAGGAGGGTTATGTTTCTGCGCCCTTGCAATTCGGAGCTTATGTCGTCATTGACCCATTTGCCAATTTTGAGGTTCGGCGGAGATCAGAGACTGAACCATGCCCGTTGAAGGTGAGACCAAGCTTCTGGATTTTTTTGTGGTGACGAAGAAGTGTTTCCTTTCTCGATCTCGCCCAGGGTCATTCTTCAGGCTGGCTGGCTGGAAGCTGGAAGCCGGAAGCCGGACATGGATCTTGGTTAAGATTTCATGTGTAATTCCAGTTGTGTATCCATATTTTTCATTAGACGACGGGTCTCGgcggtgaaaaaaagaaaattgagaCCAGGTCAATACGATTTCAAGCGTCACATGGAATTTGGTTCAAGTGACGTTCACTTGACAATGACCTCTATTGTAGAACTCTCCTCTTTCATACCCCCCACATTGGAACATCCTTCTGGCAAAATATCGAATCCCCGTTTCGAGTCTCTCTCATCGCAGTCCCAGTCACGCGTGAATTATCCATGAACCCTCTGCAGctcagcaaaaagaaaaaaaaaatattaatCAAGGAGTCCCCCCCAGAATAACCAATTTTTGATGTACCAGAAGCTCTCGGCATAAAATACGTTTTCTGAAGGGAATGATGGTTTCCCACCCTGCATTTATGTCTTTGTGATCCAGTTCAAAGGTAAATGCATGAAATCCGGTTCCAACAAACTGAAACTTCTAGTTTTCGGCCGGGGATACCCAGACAACGATATGATGAGAATAAGTTAACGTGCTCATGTCCGATGAAGCCCATTTCAAATTATGACAGAAGCTTGCATTCAAAATCGGAGGGAAAAATAAGATTTCATTAATATTTGCATGTTCATCTAAAGGAATGTGTCTGGCTATGCACTCGGGTTTTCAAATATTATCAACATTATCATGCAGTGTCATCAACGGAGTCGATGCAGAGACGGTTCACGAGATTGATGACATCTCGAGACAATCGAATTCATCACGTGCATTGAGCAGAGAGAAGCTTCATCTAAGGGAGAGCGTAGGGAGGGTAGCTCTGGTCAGGCTTGACAACATTGCCGCCCTCGACCTGCTTGTCGGTGTAAGCAGGGTAGGCGATCTGGCGGCTCTTGTTGTTGACCACGGCCAAGGTGGTGAAGCCATTGCCGGGACCGAATTGACCGCTCCAGCCTGAGGTGACGGTGTAGTCACCGCAGTTGACGGGTCCGCCGTTGGACTGGGAGGCCTTTTGGCCGGTCACGACGAGTGTGCAAGGGGTGGCGTTGCCGGAGCCGGGGTAGATGCCAAAGGTCCAGGTGCAGGAGGAGTCGTTGGCGGCGCAAACGCGCTTCATGTTCTGAATGGTCCACTGGGGGCTCTGAGCCATCATGGACTTGCCGCTGGCAGGAGCAGCGAGGGCCGCGGGGACGGCCAGGAGGGTAGCCAGGAGGACTTGAGTGAACTGCATGTTGGCGATGTGGTGCGTTGGAAGAGAGATGTTAAAGCGAGGCTATTGATAGTGCGAGTGACTCGGATGGAATTGAGATAATGGGATGGGAATGTTGATGTGTGATGGAGAGGAAATAGAGGGAGGGAAAGgtgggagatgatgaagctATTTAAGCCTTGATCTTGCTTCCCGATACTATGCTCTACATCGAG
This genomic interval carries:
- a CDS encoding Peptidase M20 domain-containing protein 2; this translates as MRTSEVQKPLLDSVQETLRRYDSQLKEINHKIWSNPELAYEEFQAHDHICDLFSGLESQGYQVRRKVYGLETAFEIEYTHGSGGRLVVFNAEYDALPGIGHACGHNLIATSAIAAFLATCETMKSQAQASGISGFTVRLLGTPAEESGGGKVKLIEAGAYKNVDACLMVHPAPMSPSHPEVHSIATVVEGGYLANDKVEVTFTGKPAHAAAAPWEGINALDAVVAAYVNISLLRQQILPSQRVHGVIVNGGDRPNIVPMSATLDYYIRSPTKKTLQQLTAKVIKCFEAAATATGCKVEYKWGVSYDDLKPNMPICESFVAAMGALGRQTMLDNSAQKSTMSGGASTDMGNVSYVVPGFHGIFCIPAKGVNHTHEFTSGAGSPEAFERAIHCSAGMAVVGCQVLIDNQFAEAVKKDFESRCT
- a CDS encoding Cytochrome monooxygenase eqxH encodes the protein MIAELFPSVPGWTLIAILVGLYCLIPSQQSQFPLVNHYPGDLFRRKAYQKYSHNAKKLIADGLAKYQGPFTLLIPKGKKIILPSFLSDWVKTNRDLDHQELPRQNVDRLASNQVDSVRGTFAHDQPARYDCFATTRGGGGEDQSWHQLEWEKDTTGIISLAAASVFVGPGMALDSEWQNVVQTYVREFFTVHKDVLSWTSNIASNKLPAGDIQLALAMAGVFTTSEAFRQALIDLAQHPELVAPLREEVTQCIAEHRLSQIALQRMELLDSVMKESQRFTPALVGPERKVIRDTTLPDGRTIPKGSHLMVDSSDMWSSEVHKQPDTFDGYRFVKRRQTGDKASSYVQSSREHNVFGSERHICPGRFFAGTELKICLAHILLKYDIQLKEGYVSAPLQFGAYVVIDPFANFEVRRRSETEPCPLKAGWLEAGSRKPDMDLG